The nucleotide window TTAGCCTGCTAAGTTATTGCTCCCTAGCTGTTCACAAGAAATATCTGACCTCAACTAGAGGATAAATACATCTTCAGCAGATTAGTTTGTCATAATTatctgataaagtaatctggggttcacatccaaaaccaattggcaatggatggagtggcccgaacccttataaacttataggcaaggtcccatttttcccatgtgggatgtatatattctcaacacgccccgtacgtgtggcgaattttcaagccatacacgtggacaacttgggtgacgtggagcccgtgtggttGTGAGgtatgcacacgtgggtaacccgctctgataccatgataaagtaatctggggttcacatccaaaaccaattggcaatggatagagtggcccaaacccttataaacccataggcaaggtcccatttttcccatagccaattggttttggatgtgaaccccagattactttatcatggtatcaaagccaggTTACCCaagtgtgcatgcctaacggccacacgggctccacgccacccaaagttgtccacgtgtatggcttgaaaattcgccacacgtgcgggggcgtgtagagaatatatacatcccacatgggaaaaatgggaccttgcctatgggtttataagggtttgggccactctatccattgccaattggttttggatgtgaaccccagattactttatcattatCATCTCAAAATCTTAAAAGAAACTAACTTCGCTGATTTCATTAGACtctagtttttttatttttatttatttatttatttttattctcctttttctcttttgtgtttgttttagttttatttgtttatttatttatttatttattaaggaGGATTGGGTAATCAGTGGTTCTATTTTGTGCATTTTTTACTTACTCCCAAGCCCAAGCCTTCGGCACAGACATGGGGTATCTGATCTCAGTGGTTCATTCAGTGATTGGAAGGAAACCTTGCAGCGAATCCCCATTTAGGGCCCATATTCTTCCCACCAAAATATCAACCAGCTGCCCTCCCACTCCAGTCCCCAAAATAGCTAACCACGCTGAGTACCATATAAGAAGTTAACCACGTAATGCTTGGATTTAAGATCATGCTCAAGTTGGAAAGCTTACTTAAAATACCCGTTTTGCATATTCAATCAGGTATATTATACTTATTTTGAACTTAAAAACATATACTTAACAAAATGTTAAATATCTTACATGCTGATGTACTCTGGCTTCCTTTTGCAATTGTTTTTATTACCTGTATTCTGCCTTGTTTAATCATGGACTGACCTAGTAATCCCAAGCATACAATATGTAATGTTGTCCCTTCTTACGGGGAGTTTTAGACGAACAAAAAAATCCAATGTATCAAGTGCTTCTACTTTTCAAGAGTTGGGGACCTTATCTTGAAAGGtagaagcaaattttgttgggaGAAGACTTCGCAGTCAAAACTATGCACCAAACTTTGTTGCAATTTTTGTTGTAAAAGGATATGTATTTCACACAGTCATCTGTATTAAAACTTCATTTTGTGAAATCTTTTTATATTGCTTACTGATCTCAAAGCATATGGTTTGATagataagaatttttttttttttttttgtggcaaCTAAATTCATAACTGCTATATGCATATTATCTGTGATTGATGCTGTTAATGACCTTTtatgttaaaacttaaaagtttAATGCCGGATCAAATGTTGTTCGTCAGCGTGATTTTCCTCCTTTCGTCTAAATATACCTGATCTATGTTTATATAATGGATATAACTATCTacccttattattatttttattgtcTATCTATTGTCCCAACACAGAACCTGCAAACTTGCAGGAATGAGAAAAAGCCACGAAAGGCACTGCTTTTTTtactttgtaattttgatgtggGTAATAGGTAGTTTGGTGGTTATGTTATTATCTGTTCAGCTGTAACATATTGCACATACCATTGGCACAACAACAATTTCCTAATTACATGTTTTATATATAGCTTATTTAAGCTATTTAAGTTATTTAAAAGTGAATGCTATCCTTGCATCAACCTGATACAGACCCACAGAAATCAGCACCATGTATAACAGCGATTGGATTCAATGGTGTACAACTTTGGCAAAATGGTATGGTTCTATCAATCCTTTTTTATGAAAATCTTAGAGCAGCACATAAGAGTACACtgagaattttgttttctctttttgcAATCTTAGAGGGTTTTGTCAGTGCTGAAGTTCTGGCGTCTAGTTTAGAGAAGGTGTGGTTGAGTCTACAGATCCAGGTAAACGGATTTATTTATTTGCTATAGGGTTATATAGGTCATCATATTTAAGTGTCAAATTCAATTTGAGAAACGTTAATTGTCAATGAAATGATATTGATTTTGACCTTTTGTAATCTATACAAAAGTCTTCTTTACTACATTTTCTGCTCTGTATCTGTCTCTCTGACCCCTTTTGGCCTTACTGTAGTATGCATCTACTTGATGGAACATTCTGATGTATTATTCAAAATGGATTTTTCACATTTCTAGCATTTTCTTGGATGGCTTTAGATTCTGGTCTGGGTTGGTTTGTCTTATACGTCATTGTATTTAAGCGTCATATTCACTTTGAGAAACTTTGACTGTTGACTAAATGATATGGATTTTGACCTTTACTATGCCCTTGTTTTGCAAATGGCTTTGTTCCTTGACTTACAATTTATTTGTTGTGAAAGTTAAATGtggtttatattttgttttgtatagATGCCGTTGCTTGTAGTTTCTTCCTTTTAACCCTCTTCCCAACTGAGATTTGGCCTATCAGGGTCACATTTTATAATCTTCTTCCTAATTCAAACTTATCAAGGTCGACAGAATCATATGAAGTAATTCCCTTGTCGCTTTTCTTCCATCTTCTGTTTGCCACCTACATATGCACAACCAATTAGTTACTTTTACCATTAAGTTTTTGCACATCAACGTTACCTCCCTTTCAGAATCACAGCTCATTCCGCACTAGCTGGGAAACAGTTGTCTGCCCATTTTATCTGACAAAATTATCATGGCTATATGTTCTAGATCTAGATCTCTCTCATTGCACACTATCTCTCCATCAGTTTAATTTGAACAGAAACATTGACCATTCTGTCCTATAATTCACTGTAGGAAACAGCTGCAACTGTTATGAGTGCAGCAGCTCTTGCTTCAAAGAAATCTGAACCATCTATTTCCGGGATTCCTACTACTGCCTCAACTGATGGAAGTTCCTCAAGTACAGGTGTTCTCTCTGATCAAGGAAGTTCCTCAAGTACGGTTGTTCCATTGTCTTTAACAGACAAAAATGGTCAATCACAAGATGCTGTGGAGGGCGCCCCTAACATGATGAATGAAAGTAAAGGTCCTGATTGCAAATTTGAGGTATATTCATAGCTTGCATTTAGCATATCATTAAGTGTGGGACAAACATGTTGAGGTAGTAATTGTGACAGCATTTTACatgatgcttttttttttttttttgacgccAATAGGATAAAACCAAGGATTTAAGAGACAAGACATCTTTGAAACCAGTTGATGGTGATGAGTTAAAGTGTGTCGGGGAAAAACAGTCCAGCAGCAGCTCTTCCACTGAAGCTGGCCAAGGATCACATGATGTTGCTATAAAAGAGAGCACTTCTGGAGGCGACCATATTTCTTCCATTACTGAAGGTGGAAGCCCCAGAGGGATCACAGTGAATCAATCTGTCTTGGTAGGAGGTTCACAAGCATCTATTGTTGGAGAAAATGAAACTTTGAAAATTGGAAACAGTGAAGCTGAAGATGATAAGAGGGTTGATGGATCAAGTGATGCTCACTACCTCAGAGAGCTCACTGTTAATCAATCTGGTATCTTGGGAGGAGGTTCACAAGCATTTAGTATTGAAGAAAATGAAGCTCTGCAAGTTGTAAAGGGTGAAGCTGAAGACCTTAAGAAGGTTGATGCAGTTGAAAATGCTAGAAGGGTGAATAGATCAAGTGATGCTTATTTGAATATCCGATTACCCGATGGTACCAGCCTGCAAGAGCTGTTTTCTTTGACAAGCACTTTAAGAATTGTCAAAGGGTATATTGATGAAAACCAAGGAAGTGGTATCGGTAGTTATGACCTAGCCATCCCTTATCCTCGCAAGGTATTCACTGAGCAAGGTGAGACATGCTGGATACGTGTTACCTACTTTTTCATGTGTTTAGAAATAACTATTGCATTATttatttgaaactttgaaagtGAGTGGTCTACAGCAACTCCTGAGGTTTCTTTGCTTGTTTCTGGGTAGAGTATTGCTTTCTTTTAGAGTTATCCTTCAATTCTATTCTTGCCTCCTTGACTATGGGTGTTTTTCTTGTACTAGCAAGTGCCTGGCAAATCTAGTGTTGATCTTCTCGTGTTTGGTGGACAGCACTAAGAATATGTACATGTATATTCAAATCAAACTAGTATATTGGATCCTCTCTCTTGATAATATAGGATCTCTTTTGTTGTCTGATACTTAGTAGTCTGTACTGATTTTTCTTGCATGGTCAAAATAAAATTGCTTTTGTTATACCTTTCTCTATTGACAATTGTTCCATAGATTCTTCGAACTGAATTAGTTAGTGCTAGAAGAGATTTCTTGTTCATGCTGTTTCTCTTGTTTAAAACTCTGTAATATGCTGAGTTGCGGTCCTTCTCAAATTCTCATTGCCATTTCTTTTGGAAAcattaaaaaagaaagagggaaaaaatgaaTGACAACTTAAATTAATGTATTCATACCATTTGTGCTTTTTAGTGCTTATACTATTTCAATTCATGGTTGATACAAAACTACTGTGTTAAACATGCTGGAATTATTATGAATAACagatttcttattattttcatcCAGATCTAAGTAAACCATTATCTGAGTTGGGCCTGTATGATAGACAAGCATTGATAGTGGTTCCACATCAGCAAGGAACTGATTACCTCAGAGGGAGATCTTCACTCACAGACCAAACAGTTTCAAGAAATATTGCTGATGCCCCAAATGGAAGCAATGGGAGCTACTTTTCGTTTGTGAAGAGAGTTTTGTCTTTCATAAATCCTTTCTCTTATTTAGGTGGTGGTGCTAGCTCATCAAGTTCAGAAGAGCAATCCCAAAATGGCATGTGGCAATATAGTGAGTATTCTGCTCCTACTGCGAAGCCAAAATGTCTCTACATTGCTGTTAGGTCTTTCACTTGTTCTTTGGGAGTTTATATCTGATGACTTTTGAGCGTGCAGATGTTTAGGTGCATAGagccacaccaaaaaaaaaaagcagttgtgtcttcaaaaGTTTCCACAATTTAGTGAATATATGGAAAGATAataataacacacacacacacacacacacttacgaGGCTCTGCCAGCCTTTCTTCTAGTTCAATAAATTTTGTATTTTGGATGTAAACATTAATCAATCTGTCTAGACTTTTCCGCTGTTTATGCCCTTCTAGGAccattttttgtttctctttttctttttggggtgGCATTTCAGTAGCTGAAACTGATATATATTGTCTGTGTTATTAGGCCCAAATCCTACAGTTCGAAATAACTTAACCCAAAGCACTTCTGAAAGTGGTAGAACTGAAGGGAGCCGCAGGCGGCCACCAGCATCTCCTTTTGGAAGTAATATTCACACACTGaaacatgatgaagatgatgaacgaTTCAGTGATAGAAACAAGTTCTGGAATGGTAATTCTACGCAGTATGGTGGCGATGATGACAGCAAATAATGATGCATCCTGTGTGCTATACATTATACTGTGTTTACACTAAACAGTTTGATTTGGAATCCATATAATGGATTCCCAACATTCATGTTCTGGATGTGAATGAGTCAAATTACTTCACATAGACGTTGCCTGGTAAATATTCTTGTTGATCTGAAAATAGAGGTATAGATAATAAACGCAAGTTCTGGTGTCCTTAACACTCATCTCTTTTCATATTGGTAATGTCGTATTCTTTTCTATTCATACAGAGTTGAAGGAATACATACTTCGCAAGTCTTTTTTGTCCTTCCTGAATAAGTTTTCGATCTTCATAAATTTTACAAATTTCAGTTTATGTTTGTATCTACCTTATTTTCACCCTTTTAGATGGGTTAGATGATAGCAGCATCGGTTCTGTCGAGAACGTTAATGTGGCCCTCACTAAACCAACTCCAACCCCCCCCGGGGGCCTTTTAGATGGGTTAGATGATAGCAGCATCGGTTCTGTCGAGAACGTTAATGTGGCCCTCACTAAACCAACTCCacccccccaccccccccccccccgggtgAGGACGAACCAACTAATCAAGGTAGAAAAATGTACTGGACTTTTTTTTGAGAGAAGGGAAAACTGGATTCAataatccaaaatataacatcgAAGAGAGTGAGAATGTAAATTCGCAACTACTCCAAACGGAGAAGAGGAACTATCCCAAATAAAACAGATGATTCTCAAATTCTAATCACAATGATTGTCCACGCTTCAGGCTTTTGACTTATTACACCTAATTCACGTGGCTAACGCCACAAAAAAATGCACAACAACAGAACAACCAAGACACCACAACCCTACCTCAAGTGAACATATGTACTAAATTTGTTTATAAGAGGAGAAAAAACAGACCATGAGCTGCAAAAAGAAGACTCGCATTCGTCAACTGCTGCTTTCCTTGAGAATGTTATTTTTttatagagaaaaattcagtcaccgtctCCAAattatgctgccaaggccaatttgatactcgaactctcaaaagtatcaatgtgatacccaaacacatattttgacatcaacgtgatacttccgttaAAAATTTCTAACGGCTCCGTTATttgatgacgtggcaagcacgtggagacaaaaaaagaagttaaatgGCCAACttacccttttgtttttgttaattcatttttatttttatttttcttttcatttcttcttcttctaactaAACCGCCGCACCTCCGAAGCAAGCTCCGCCACCAGCCACCAGCCACCAGCCACCAACCACTCACCCCAAAATGAATTCCGATTTAGGCCTCGAACGCGAGCTCGGCCCCCACCACAGTTATCGCCCCCAACATCAAGAATATCATATTACATGCAAATGCAGCAATTTGACAACTTCTAATCCAATTCAAATtgagaaaacaagaacaaacaattcAACTTCTAATCCAAAATTTCAATCTCCCATCTCCACTCCCAAAATTGGAATCCCACCTAAAAACTTTCACGGTCAATATCAGAGGCAGCCGGCGACCGAAGCAGTCGATGAACCCACGACCACCGCTACCATCAAGGCCGTTCCACCACTTCCGCCACCATGACTCCGACGCCAGCTTTGCCAGCAGCCGCTCCTCCAACGGAATCAACGGTGGCCCCGGAGGCTCCATCTCCAACTTCGACCTCTACAAAGACCGCCCCTACCAACTTCGACCTCTGGTCAACCTATTTATCTCAAAATCATCTCCACAATACACCCAACAATTTCTATACCTGCAACAATCAACAATTCTCAACGATTTGGCAGgaaaaatcaaccaaaaaaaaCCAAGAACTCGTCTGTTACTGTTCACGCCACTGTTCACactctcaaacaccttcaaatcttcctccaccgatcaTGAAAAGCTGCAAGAGGTTAGGGATGAAGGTTAGCTTCGA belongs to Rosa chinensis cultivar Old Blush chromosome 4, RchiOBHm-V2, whole genome shotgun sequence and includes:
- the LOC112197807 gene encoding plant UBX domain-containing protein 11 isoform X1; the protein is MEQSLSSLAYKGSIPEAITEAKKQRKLFVVYISGQDSDSSRLENSTWTDLNVAVSVSKYCILLHVLEESTDAANFSAIYPQKSAPCITAIGFNGVQLWQNEGFVSAEVLASSLEKVWLSLQIQETAATVMSAAALASKKSEPSISGIPTTASTDGSSSSTGVLSDQGSSSSTVVPLSLTDKNGQSQDAVEGAPNMMNESKGPDCKFEDKTKDLRDKTSLKPVDGDELKCVGEKQSSSSSSTEAGQGSHDVAIKESTSGGDHISSITEGGSPRGITVNQSVLVGGSQASIVGENETLKIGNSEAEDDKRVDGSSDAHYLRELTVNQSGILGGGSQAFSIEENEALQVVKGEAEDLKKVDAVENARRVNRSSDAYLNIRLPDGTSLQELFSLTSTLRIVKGYIDENQGSGIGSYDLAIPYPRKVFTEQDLSKPLSELGLYDRQALIVVPHQQGTDYLRGRSSLTDQTVSRNIADAPNGSNGSYFSFVKRVLSFINPFSYLGGGASSSSSEEQSQNGMWQYSPNPTVRNNLTQSTSESGRTEGSRRRPPASPFGSNIHTLKHDEDDERFSDRNKFWNGNSTQYGGDDDSK
- the LOC112197807 gene encoding plant UBX domain-containing protein 11 isoform X2, with amino-acid sequence MLGFKIMLKLESLLKIPVLHIQSDPQKSAPCITAIGFNGVQLWQNEGFVSAEVLASSLEKVWLSLQIQETAATVMSAAALASKKSEPSISGIPTTASTDGSSSSTGVLSDQGSSSSTVVPLSLTDKNGQSQDAVEGAPNMMNESKGPDCKFEDKTKDLRDKTSLKPVDGDELKCVGEKQSSSSSSTEAGQGSHDVAIKESTSGGDHISSITEGGSPRGITVNQSVLVGGSQASIVGENETLKIGNSEAEDDKRVDGSSDAHYLRELTVNQSGILGGGSQAFSIEENEALQVVKGEAEDLKKVDAVENARRVNRSSDAYLNIRLPDGTSLQELFSLTSTLRIVKGYIDENQGSGIGSYDLAIPYPRKVFTEQDLSKPLSELGLYDRQALIVVPHQQGTDYLRGRSSLTDQTVSRNIADAPNGSNGSYFSFVKRVLSFINPFSYLGGGASSSSSEEQSQNGMWQYSPNPTVRNNLTQSTSESGRTEGSRRRPPASPFGSNIHTLKHDEDDERFSDRNKFWNGNSTQYGGDDDSK